In Vigna angularis cultivar LongXiaoDou No.4 chromosome 8, ASM1680809v1, whole genome shotgun sequence, one DNA window encodes the following:
- the LOC108345368 gene encoding kunitz-type trypsin inhibitor-like 2 protein, whose protein sequence is MKQKQVVVVVSFLLPLLAFLTNLPLAFSDDATERVLDVMENPLETDRQYYILPAIRGGGLKLAKTGNSECPLTVLQDASPQFNGMSIKFITAGDSSEIRTGTNLDIEFVNKPKCAKSGKWGVLFDIQIYGPCVVIDGPNSKFQIVKYGAGYKLMFCFDGGCLDIGRLDAQNDEDGRRLTPSAPEPFEIVFEEAFEDNNVIKSVV, encoded by the exons ATGAAGCAAAAGcaggttgttgttgttgtctcCTTCCTCCTTCCCCTCCTTGCTTTCCTCACCAACCTTCCCTTAGCTTTCTCAGATGATGCTACTGAGCGAGTTCTGGACGTAATGGAGAACCCTCTTGAAACAGATCGCCAATACTACATCTTACCAGCAATCCGTGGTGGTGGATTGAAACTTGCCAAAACTGGCAACTCAGAGTGCCCACTTACTGTTTTGCAAGATGCATCACCACAGTTCAATGGCATGTCCATCAAATTCATCACAGCTGGAGACAGCTCTGAAATCCGCACAG GTACCAACCTGGATATCGAGTTCGTAAATAAGCCAAAATGTGCAAAATCGGGCAAATGGGGGGTGTTGTTTGACATACAAATCTACGGGCCTTGTGTGGTAATTGATGGTCCTAATAGCAAATTTCAGATTGTGAAATACGGAGCTGGGTACAAGCTTATGTTCTGCTTCGATGGCGGATGTTTGGATATTGGGAGACTTGATGCACAGAACGATGAGGATGGAAGACGCTTGACTCCGAGTGCGCCAGAACCCTTCGAGATTGTGTTCGAAGAAGCTTTTGAAGATAATAACGTTATTAAGTCCGTAGTTTGA